The Drosophila nasuta strain 15112-1781.00 chromosome 2R, ASM2355853v1, whole genome shotgun sequence genome segment actatagctttcttacttgtattttgttatgaTGATGGACGGAAATTCATGCAACTCATTTATTTGAGGGAACATATAAACAgcaataatttaacaaaatattgatatagagAAATCTTACACAATATAAAACGTTGTTATATCTATCGCATCTAACAGTTAGCTTGTTCTATGTCAACgatcaaagttattaaaatatttaccaaaCAATGGAATacatgaaattttaaattgatttcataAGTAGATAAATTTGACAAAGCCATTATGGTGATGATACATCGTTATAAAATTAGTGAATGTAACTTTTTAATCGTCGTACGAGCTATATATAGCCCGGCATTTGTGTCGATCTGCTAACAATCGTACTTTTATTCAGTAGTTATAATGAATTTTGGATTGATTTCCTATggaatacttttgtatttcttgTGTTTTAGTGCTAGAAACGATGCCTTGGTAAGTTGACAAtgattaaatacaataaaaatatctgtCTCAGTCTTAATCCTCATTATAGCGCAATTgggatttcgaatttttgtaCATCGAATCAACTAGCTCAAATGAGGACCTAATCAATGCCAGCATAAAACTAGAACACGCAGAAATTGGTAAGCATTCAGTGTCAGGTTTCATCGATTGGAAATTCGATGCTGATGAACATACTATGGTGAGTTAGTTTGTGATCTTCAAATACAAACATGCGATTTCAATAAATGATTTTCGTTTGGTTGCAGTGTCAAATGCGATTTCTTTGGAGTCAGAGCGGCAGAGATAATGACTATAAGGACACCATTTATCAAGTACCGATGATGACTTTTTATGAATTTCTTGATAAATATTACACGAAATTTATCTATGCGGATTTTGGCAGTTGCACGAACTTGCCGGACATCGGAAACAAATTTGTGCCACCCTGGAACAagagtacatacatattttctaAATGTGATCCACCGGTCGAGAACTATCCAGATATATTACCTAGAGGCTATCATAAATTGGTGGGCAAAGTAATTGGGCAAGCTGAACTTGTTATTCATATTACTCTAAAATTGACACCCCGAAAAAATATGCTTGTATAAAGTGTTCCTTGAAAATACCTAcgataaatatatagaattttCAAAATCACATTTCTGGAGTTTATTTCAACCTGTGTTctgattaaaatttataattcaagTTAAGTCCAGTTCCAAAGTCCGATTTGCCTCGGAATGGTCCGCTCATGTGTCGCGATGCATTTGCTGTGGCATCCAAATTGAGGTTGCCGCTGGGCGACGACATCAGATTGACTTTGCCAGCTGCATTCATGGTTGTCATATTGTATTTCGGTATATGATTGACTCCCACAGATGCAGCATGGCCGCGACTAGAATTAATATTCAACCCACCTCCGAATTGGTCGAGATTTCGGGTATGAGTGTGCATAGCAGTTGCATTCATCTCTGCTTGCTTGTTGGAGAAAATATTCGCCTGGGCGCTGGTTGTGGTGGAACTGCCAAATCCTTGGGTATGTCCGTGTTGTACCGACAAACTGTGCCCGTTGCTGTCGAAATTACGGTTGTGAGCAACTTGTGAagtgaaataattataattagttACTTACGCATTTACTCCTGCATAGACACCTTTAGTGACGGGTCCTCCATTGGTCATTGCGAAAACTCCAGCCTTGGCATTCATCTGCTCATCACCTTTTATCACGCCGCATTTGGCGAATGCAGCTCCTGTCTTCGGGTCGGCACTTGAATGACAGTCCATTGTAATTGGTTGTggatgctgttgatgctgaaaCACCGATTACTGATAGTATTCTGAGTGTCGCTAGTTCTCCGATCCGCTTTTTATATCCCGGCAGCTGCATCACCGCAAACTCGGTACATTCCCGCCTATAGTTTGCATTGAGTAATGGGTACATCACACGCTTGACACTCATTtagattaataaaatacataagaAAGTCCCCTCTTTGCATATTATCTTTATGATTCTGCATATGCACTTATAGCCACGAATTGTAAATAGGTTACTCAAAAGAAACAGTTATAAAATTCCATATCAATTTAATAACtgaagaaaatatttcatcgttTGCGAAAATACACTTAATTTTATCTGAAATTCTCGTAGCGTGATTTACTCTTTCCGGTTCATTTTCATCATGTTAGTGACTTATTGCTGCTTTAGCGACAACTGCGCAAAAGGCGCCGTGGCTTAGTTGGTTAAAGCGCCTGTCTAGTAAACAGGAGATCGTGAGTTCGAATCTCGCCGGGGCCTATGCAACTGAAAAGTTGTAGTGacgtttttttattattatacttataattttttaaacaaaaataataaactatttattaaacaacacatatttaaatgtgtttttatcAATTATCGAGTTTAATTGGCAAGAGGAGTTTCCAATACTggtttcataattatttttttagattCTGTAGAACGATCTTatctatttaattaattaaaaagcttttaaatataGTCATTGACAGATTCTTATCATTCATGAACTGAGAACCCGAATTGATCTACTCGTTAGAggaaaaaatgttttaaagttTTCGCGACCCTTTCAACTGGCGCCGTGGCTTAGTTGGTTAAAGCGCCTGTCTAGTAAACAGGAGATCGTGAGTTCGAATCTCGCCGGGGCCTTTGTGCAACAGTTCTTGTGTACAGCTGTgaaattacttttttatttttaaaaaatattttagaacaTACGAAATAGATTTAGCTGTTAGGCTGTTCGCCCCTTGCCACTTGCCTTCTAAAAATAGTACAATGCTATGCcattttcttgttgcttttatACGTCTGCACTGCTGACAGCTGACA includes the following:
- the LOC132785315 gene encoding attacin-A-like; translated protein: MDCHSSADPKTGAAFAKCGVIKGDEQMNAKAGVFAMTNGGPVTKGVYAGVNANGHSLSVQHGHTQGFGSSTTTSAQANIFSNKQAEMNATAMHTHTRNLDQFGGGLNINSSRGHAASVGVNHIPKYNMTTMNAAGKVNLMSSPSGNLNLDATANASRHMSGPFRGKSDFGTGLNLNYKF